A section of the Streptomyces sp. SCL15-4 genome encodes:
- a CDS encoding SMC family ATPase translates to MTLTLTGFRSYPAQTTVDFTGKSLVAVLGDTGAGKSSLLDAIAFALFRKSSWDAKEPRQLIADGAQAMSVELTFVHDGQNWRVHRTMHATNPNAGRHHLKNLDTGEETDGATAVDNRIKTVLQMSYDTFLRVGLLPQGRFDQLLTAAPKERSERLRELFGAESLEAVRSLAARHGRTLQQLLGDAKAKRAPMPDNPQETAAAAGAAADAATAQSEHLNTAVVCITALQEEISQARDTAAAATSAYQSLATRQVTDAGTILNTLECAANDLTTRRDLLNRRAEQAATREEELTEAITEAEKQGEGRDALAQAAMLLKTLAETAEEHRDERDRLASLTTQLDDEHDAIATGEAELAERAAHVEATAEVARTATQTSKQIRTHSTTVRTALDAVLSAARRVADTARAHATAVGRQKSAHKNLGPAEAEASAAHKDLTAAETHLEVLRLRKKAAAIAADLHPDDDCPVCRRQLPADFHPTTADAEELTEAHTQREQAKSAHDRAIDLRAEARAAVTAADKAVLERDHEHQSAQQTAQETTQEAERAFRSLEALATEAGTDFDARSALTAATAPAASTTASPHQQHLEQDTAAITHAIAACENAATAHAEKLQAETHRHTAGIEADRKTLAERKKTHHRDKEDASAAQERHARAVTRTAADIGMLPARIQAMLPHDPIDIVVGQTDAATTAVNARQTELQELLDQREAARAEKAAVLADQRTLDHDTHARLARPLDRLRANLDAWAQAADQARTRLEEADRPTLPEAPTQPTIAEVRNYAAALLTTTSVLGDKLIERATTATERASAAESRLGEHAAALADIDDFDASADLTTPKSLHPLVAAAAQATKEAEDQRCKQREAQDLIKPAADLDFAITAGEARYEALEVLRRELVDAKFLGHLTTLRTRALLGVASDLLGQMSDGRFGFADDFDIISRSSGVAHHPNRLSGGEKFMASLALALALAELHSRSGPTLGSLFLDEGFAALDSTALDLALEVLRAQAGGDRLVMVISHLHAVAEAVDDVLWVERTTAGSSARWLTPAERDDMAQDNLASGLHSQAR, encoded by the coding sequence ATGACACTCACCCTCACCGGATTCCGCAGCTACCCCGCCCAGACCACCGTCGACTTCACCGGTAAGAGCCTGGTCGCGGTCCTCGGCGACACAGGCGCTGGCAAGAGCAGCCTGCTTGACGCCATCGCCTTCGCCCTGTTCCGCAAAAGCTCCTGGGACGCCAAGGAACCCCGGCAGCTCATCGCCGACGGGGCACAGGCCATGAGCGTCGAACTCACCTTCGTACACGATGGGCAGAACTGGCGTGTCCACCGCACCATGCACGCCACCAACCCAAACGCGGGCCGGCACCACCTGAAAAACCTGGACACCGGCGAGGAGACCGACGGCGCCACGGCCGTCGACAACCGCATCAAGACGGTGCTGCAGATGAGCTACGACACCTTCCTGCGGGTCGGGCTGCTCCCGCAGGGCAGGTTCGACCAGCTCCTCACCGCCGCTCCCAAGGAGCGCAGCGAACGGCTCCGCGAACTGTTCGGTGCCGAATCACTGGAAGCAGTCCGGAGCCTGGCCGCCCGCCACGGCCGCACGCTCCAGCAACTCCTGGGCGACGCGAAAGCCAAACGGGCTCCCATGCCGGACAACCCGCAGGAGACGGCCGCCGCAGCCGGAGCGGCCGCCGACGCGGCCACAGCCCAGTCCGAACACCTGAACACCGCCGTCGTCTGTATCACGGCACTGCAGGAAGAGATCTCGCAAGCCCGGGACACCGCGGCGGCCGCCACCAGCGCCTATCAGAGCCTGGCAACACGCCAGGTGACCGACGCCGGCACCATCCTCAACACGCTCGAGTGCGCCGCCAACGACCTCACCACACGGCGCGACCTCCTCAACCGGCGTGCCGAACAGGCTGCGACCAGGGAAGAGGAACTGACCGAAGCGATCACCGAGGCGGAAAAGCAAGGAGAAGGCCGGGACGCCCTCGCCCAGGCCGCGATGCTCCTGAAAACCCTCGCAGAAACCGCCGAGGAACACCGAGACGAACGCGACCGGCTGGCCTCCCTCACCACACAGCTCGACGACGAACACGATGCCATCGCCACGGGTGAAGCGGAACTGGCCGAACGGGCCGCACACGTCGAAGCGACAGCAGAGGTAGCCCGCACCGCGACCCAGACCAGCAAGCAGATCCGCACCCACAGCACCACTGTCCGCACCGCGTTGGACGCGGTCCTCTCGGCGGCCCGGCGCGTCGCTGACACCGCGCGCGCCCATGCCACCGCAGTGGGCCGGCAGAAATCCGCCCACAAAAACCTCGGCCCGGCGGAGGCCGAGGCATCTGCGGCCCACAAAGATCTCACCGCGGCTGAGACACACCTGGAGGTGCTCCGGCTGCGGAAAAAGGCAGCCGCGATCGCCGCCGACCTCCACCCCGACGACGACTGCCCTGTATGCCGCCGGCAACTTCCGGCCGACTTCCACCCCACAACGGCCGACGCGGAAGAACTGACCGAAGCGCACACACAACGAGAGCAGGCCAAGAGCGCACACGACAGGGCCATCGACCTGCGCGCCGAAGCCCGCGCCGCCGTGACCGCCGCCGATAAAGCGGTACTCGAACGTGACCACGAGCACCAAAGCGCACAGCAGACGGCGCAGGAGACGACCCAGGAAGCGGAACGAGCCTTCCGAAGCCTGGAGGCTCTGGCCACCGAGGCAGGCACAGACTTCGACGCCCGATCAGCCTTGACCGCCGCTACCGCACCCGCCGCTAGCACCACCGCATCACCGCACCAGCAGCACCTCGAGCAGGACACCGCAGCGATCACCCACGCCATCGCCGCATGCGAAAACGCGGCCACCGCCCACGCCGAAAAGCTGCAGGCCGAAACGCACCGCCACACCGCTGGAATCGAAGCGGACCGCAAAACACTGGCAGAACGCAAGAAAACACACCACCGCGACAAAGAAGATGCATCCGCAGCTCAAGAGCGGCATGCCCGGGCCGTAACAAGGACCGCCGCCGACATCGGCATGCTTCCCGCGCGCATCCAGGCGATGCTGCCCCACGACCCGATCGACATCGTCGTCGGACAGACGGACGCCGCCACCACAGCCGTCAACGCTCGCCAGACCGAACTCCAAGAGCTGCTCGACCAGAGAGAAGCAGCCCGAGCGGAGAAGGCCGCGGTACTCGCCGACCAGCGCACCCTCGACCACGACACCCACGCCCGCCTGGCACGCCCCCTCGACAGATTGCGTGCCAACCTCGACGCGTGGGCCCAGGCCGCAGACCAAGCTCGCACCCGACTCGAAGAGGCCGACCGGCCAACGCTGCCAGAAGCTCCCACCCAGCCGACGATCGCCGAGGTCCGCAACTACGCCGCCGCCCTATTGACGACGACCTCAGTACTCGGCGACAAGCTCATCGAGCGAGCCACCACGGCGACAGAACGCGCATCCGCCGCCGAAAGCCGCCTCGGCGAGCATGCAGCCGCACTCGCCGACATCGACGACTTCGACGCCTCAGCCGACCTGACCACACCCAAATCACTTCACCCCCTCGTTGCCGCAGCCGCGCAGGCAACCAAAGAAGCCGAAGACCAGCGCTGCAAACAGCGAGAAGCGCAGGACCTGATCAAACCGGCCGCTGACTTGGACTTCGCCATCACCGCAGGCGAAGCCCGCTATGAAGCCCTCGAGGTACTACGCCGCGAACTGGTCGACGCCAAGTTTCTGGGCCACCTCACCACCCTGCGAACCCGCGCACTGCTCGGCGTCGCCAGCGACCTGCTCGGGCAGATGTCCGACGGTCGATTCGGTTTCGCAGATGACTTCGACATCATCAGCCGCAGCTCCGGGGTCGCACACCACCCAAATCGCCTGTCGGGAGGGGAGAAGTTCATGGCGTCCCTCGCCTTGGCCCTGGCACTTGCCGAACTGCATTCCCGCAGCGGGCCGACTCTCGGCTCCCTCTTCCTCGACGAGGGCTTCGCCGCTCTCGACAGCACCGCCTTGGACCTGGCACTGGAGGTACTGCGCGCCCAGGCCGGCGGTGACCGCCTGGTAATGGTGATCAGCCACCTGCACGCCGTCGCCGAGGCCGTCGACGATGTGCTGTGGGTGGAGCGGACCACCGCCGGTTCATCCGCCCGGTGGCTCACACCGGCTGAGCGAGACGACATGGCCCAGGACAACCTCGCCAGCGGACTGCACTCCCAGGCGCGATAA
- a CDS encoding DEAD/DEAH box helicase: MTVVELPRPGRPERSRLFPDQAEAVKRLARHLRRAGTRGLFVSATGTGKTLVSIRVADELSARLVLFAVPTLDLAAQTALAWRRDGHGEHMVIVSSLDAAGRDDLVAARVGSTSDPLALAAAMSVVGEGPDQIQALTVICTYDSLDKIEQTQSSGYAVPPFDLAVMDEAHRIAGRADKKWAIVNDAKRIRADRRLYMTATPRIFGAPELAESADITRPRRRRPQGPELDAFANSMDNEAVYGKKVFEYPLAQAVADGRAADYRIVVPTLTDTDLCRRLNLPTPAAPGDGSGEYQDGALRTTALHLAVLRAMTEHGLKKVLVYFNLVSDARRFARELPHTLRLLAKSDPSLSPGTAPALFFAHGEHTLAQRADIFDSFATADCAILANSKLIAEGVDIPSVDAIVFADPTRSVTRCAQALGRALRLDVSGKTASLIVPVYIPSGADWEDILGTAYEPVWAIACALASHDHRILERLPDKANRLPKETSDVIERRWHFDFTVHPERIARAMDLASFDPRDPATSRSRRLGLAAAQSYRDQHGHLDVPADYTDPTGYTLGTFISTMRDARTAGRLEADWTAELDALGMIWDKHDAAWRARLAAAADYLRAHGHLAAPATTPVGAWLAEQRHLATKGELDTARAEALTALAPDWRLPHGADWHRKYHLLRAHLASGADPAALTRDTVLAGVKIGSWLGRQLTTWPTLTPGQQQLMTALSLTPEANPLVPARRTRRTFEETVQLLELFLHREGRVPAARETVRVDGDTVKLGAWLAKARHRHRADQLPDHHVRLVAALFEGDWTAEDAAPAALL; encoded by the coding sequence ATGACTGTGGTGGAATTGCCGAGGCCCGGCCGCCCCGAGCGGTCGCGGCTCTTCCCCGACCAGGCCGAGGCCGTTAAGCGGCTGGCACGGCACCTGCGGCGCGCGGGGACGCGGGGACTGTTCGTGTCGGCGACGGGTACTGGCAAGACGCTGGTGTCGATCCGGGTGGCGGACGAACTCAGCGCGCGGCTGGTGCTGTTCGCGGTCCCCACCCTGGACCTGGCCGCGCAGACTGCACTGGCCTGGCGCCGCGACGGCCACGGCGAGCACATGGTGATCGTCTCCTCGCTGGACGCCGCCGGCCGCGATGACCTGGTTGCCGCGCGCGTTGGCTCGACCAGCGACCCGCTCGCGCTGGCGGCGGCGATGTCGGTAGTGGGGGAGGGGCCCGACCAAATCCAGGCTTTGACGGTGATCTGCACCTACGACTCCCTGGACAAGATCGAGCAGACCCAGAGCAGCGGGTACGCGGTGCCGCCGTTCGACCTGGCGGTCATGGACGAGGCACACCGGATCGCCGGCCGCGCCGACAAGAAGTGGGCGATCGTCAACGACGCGAAGCGAATCCGCGCGGACCGCCGCCTCTACATGACTGCCACCCCCCGCATCTTCGGCGCCCCCGAGCTGGCGGAGTCCGCCGACATCACCCGCCCCCGCCGCCGACGCCCGCAGGGCCCGGAGCTGGACGCGTTTGCCAACTCCATGGACAACGAGGCCGTCTACGGCAAGAAGGTCTTTGAGTACCCGCTGGCGCAGGCGGTCGCCGATGGCCGGGCGGCGGACTACCGCATTGTGGTGCCCACCCTCACCGACACCGACCTGTGCCGCCGCCTGAACCTTCCCACCCCCGCTGCCCCCGGGGACGGCAGCGGCGAGTATCAGGACGGTGCGTTGCGCACCACCGCCCTGCACCTCGCGGTCCTGCGTGCTATGACCGAGCACGGTCTGAAGAAGGTGCTGGTCTACTTCAACCTCGTCTCCGACGCCCGTCGCTTCGCCCGCGAACTCCCCCACACCCTGCGCCTGCTGGCCAAAAGCGACCCCAGCCTCAGCCCGGGCACCGCCCCCGCTCTGTTCTTCGCCCACGGCGAGCACACCCTCGCCCAACGTGCCGATATCTTCGATTCCTTCGCTACCGCTGACTGCGCGATCCTCGCCAACTCGAAGCTGATTGCCGAGGGCGTCGACATCCCCAGCGTCGACGCGATCGTCTTCGCCGACCCCACCCGCAGCGTCACCCGCTGCGCCCAGGCCCTCGGCCGTGCCCTGCGCCTGGACGTGTCCGGCAAGACCGCCTCGCTGATCGTCCCCGTCTACATTCCGTCCGGCGCCGACTGGGAGGACATCCTCGGCACCGCCTACGAGCCAGTGTGGGCGATCGCCTGCGCGCTGGCCAGCCACGACCACCGCATCCTCGAACGCCTCCCCGACAAGGCCAACCGCCTCCCGAAAGAGACCAGCGACGTCATCGAACGCCGCTGGCACTTCGACTTCACCGTCCACCCCGAACGCATCGCGCGCGCAATGGACCTGGCCTCCTTCGACCCCCGCGACCCGGCCACATCCCGCTCCCGCCGCCTCGGCCTCGCTGCCGCCCAGTCCTATCGCGACCAGCACGGCCACCTCGACGTCCCCGCCGACTACACCGACCCCACCGGCTACACCTTGGGCACCTTCATCAGCACCATGCGCGACGCCCGCACAGCCGGACGCCTGGAAGCCGACTGGACCGCCGAACTCGACGCGCTGGGCATGATCTGGGACAAGCACGACGCCGCCTGGCGCGCCCGCCTCGCCGCGGCCGCCGACTACCTGCGCGCCCACGGTCACCTCGCCGCCCCCGCCACCACCCCCGTGGGCGCCTGGCTCGCCGAACAACGCCACCTCGCCACCAAGGGCGAACTCGACACCGCCCGCGCCGAGGCCCTTACCGCCCTCGCCCCCGACTGGCGCCTGCCGCACGGAGCGGACTGGCACCGCAAATACCACCTGCTGCGCGCCCACCTCGCCTCCGGCGCCGACCCCGCCGCCCTCACCCGCGACACCGTCCTCGCCGGCGTGAAGATCGGCTCCTGGCTGGGGCGCCAGCTCACCACCTGGCCCACCCTTACCCCCGGCCAGCAGCAGCTGATGACCGCCCTCAGCCTCACCCCCGAGGCCAACCCGCTCGTCCCCGCCCGCCGTACCCGCCGAACGTTCGAGGAGACCGTCCAGCTCCTGGAGCTCTTCCTGCACCGCGAGGGCCGCGTTCCCGCCGCTCGGGAGACGGTCCGCGTGGACGGCGACACCGTCAAGCTCGGCGCCTGGCTGGCCAAGGCCCGCCACCGGCACCGCGCCGACCAGCTCCCGGACCACCACGTACGCCTGGTCGCCGCCCTGTTCGAGGGGGACTGGACGGCCGAGGACGCCGCCCCTGCCGCCCTGCTGTAG